The Mucilaginibacter sp. PAMB04168 genome contains the following window.
CGCCTGGTATCCTGGCGCACAGTATCCAAAAGGTAAAGATAATTTTGGGGTTTTTATGGATTCGATGCCAGATACCTGGGGTCGTAAACTCATGCAACGAAGAGTTGGGCAATTGGCTCGGGAATCAAAGATGCCTACGCCAACACTTTACGAAATCGATTATCTTTTAGGCGTACATGACCAAAGCCGTATGGGTGCACTACGATTCAAGGTCGAGCAGGACGGTCCGTTCTTAGACGATAACCCTAAAAATCCTACACCGCCTTGGGCCAGCATTCGGGAATTACAGCACAGTGCCGAAATTTTGGAAGCCGATCAGGATGATAAAGCTATAAATCAATCTCTGGCATTGCTGCTGGCACCGGGCTCATCACTCGGTGGAGCCCGTCCGAAAGCTAATATTTTGGACGATGATGGTCATCCCTGGATCGCTAAGTTTCCATCTGGCGCTGATCAGTTTGATAAAGCCGCCTGGGAATACTTAGCTTATTTGCTGGCTACTAAAGCGGGCATTCAGATGTCAGAGTGCCGGATCGAAAAGGTATACGGCCCTCACCACACGTTTTTTACTAAGCGATTCGACCGCATAAATGGCGAACGCATCCATTTTGCTTCCGCCATGACCATGACAGGAAGAAATGAAGAAATCAATAGGGAAGACACACCCAGCTATCTGGACCTCGCTGAATTTCTTCAATACTATGGAGCGTCTATTACAGCTGATCTGGCACAGCTCTGGCGTCGTTTAATATTTAATATTGCCATATCCAATACTGATGACCATCTACGGAACCATGGATATATTTTAGTGAAGAATGGCTGGCGTTTAGCACCTGCCTATGACCTTAATCCGTCCATAGATAAGGATGGCTTGGAACTTAACATAGATACACACAATAACGCATTAGATTTGGACCTCGCCAGATCAGTCGGCGAATACTTTCAATTGAAAAAGGAAGATATGAATGAGATTATAGAGGAAGTTATGACAGTTGTAAGTACTTGGAAAGAACATGCGAAAGAAATTGGTTTATCCAGAGCTGAACAGGAGAAAATGTCTGGGGCATTCATGGTGATTTAACTTTAACATGATCAAATGCTTAGTTATTGAGTTTTCAATTATTAAAAATAGACAACTAAGTGGTTGATTAAAGGTGTGATTTTAGGTGCATTGCCTATGTCATAATGCATCAGCAGCTAAGAATGCGAAGTATGAACACAAACGCATTGTGAGATTTTCGACTAATACAACACGTTTGAGATGATACCAGTAATATTTATCGTTTTGAAAGAATTGTTATATTAACGTGAAATCATGCAAATCATGATTCGCGAATCATGAATTACACAATGTAATAAAAGCTTACGCTTGATAAATATCTGATTGCGGAAGTGCTTAAAACTTTCGACAAACTTAATTTATGCAAATCTGATACGAGCGATGGCGAGTTTCAGTTTTGCAGGCAAAGCGAGGCTGGTGGCGAAAAGACCCAGCACGCTAGTGCATGGTCATGAAGCGACCTGCCGCAGCGTAAGCTCTTTAGAGATCGACCTCATGAAAATAGGTTATCTTATCCAATACATCAATAAAGGTGGCCGACTTTCCCACCTCATTTACAATCTCGGGTTCGGGAACCAAGGTATGACCAACGATCTGATGATAACCATCCAGCATGTCAGCCATCAGTTCTTTCCGGTCCGCCCAGGTAACACCACCCGGCCCTTCACCGCCACGGCTGCTTCCCGCCTGATGCAATATCCACCGGTGCGCCGTTCTTTCAATTTTATTTAGTAGATCAGCCACCGGATTCTGCTCATCCTGCAATTGCTGGACTAACCGAAAACTCTTAAACTCGCTGAACCATTTGTTAGTAATGCCTGCATGAGAGATAATTGTATTTCCCTGCTGATAAGCCACCTTAAACAGTTCACTATTTTTTCTGAACAAAAAGCTTAATGACCGCTGCATAGTTGGACGAAAACCTGAACACAAGTACAGCGGATAATGCAGGTATTGCACATCATGGTTACCCAGCAGCAATTCCACCTTGTCCATGTACTTACGCTTTAGTTTGATGATATTTTCCAAGTTTAAACGTATGGTGCTGTCCGGTAAGGTCCAGTGATCAACGTAGTCTCCTACAAATACAATTTTGTCATATAGATTGATGTTGATCTCCTGCCAGACGTCTTTCCCATGCAGGTCTCCAATAATAAGATGCTTCATATAACAGTTATTTCATTTAGTTTTAAATTTTCAATGGGGTTCGTTAACCAAAACAAGCGGCTGACCCTGATAGAGCTTCTTAAGCTTTTTCATATCCCGGCTCACCTTGGTATCCGTTACACGGGCGTAGATCTGCGTAGAGCGGATATTCTTATGGCCGAGCATTTGTCCTACCGTTTCTATCGGAACGCCGTTGGTCAGCGTCACCGTGGTGGCGAACGTGTGCCTGGCGCAATGAAAGGTCAGCCACTTTGTCCAGCCCATTGCTTTCATAATCTCCTTTAGGTAATAATTGGTCCGCTGATTACTGATCTTGGGCAAAAGAAAGTCTTCATCCAGATAGCGTGGAAAATCTTTGTAGTGCTCAATCAGCTTGAGCGCAGGGGATAGCAGCGGCACACGTACGCGGTTATTGTTCTTTACCCGGTGCGTTTGAAGCCATATACCGCCATCCTCACCTTTAACGATGTCAGCTCTTGTAAGCTTAACCACATCCGCATAAGAAAGCCCGGTGTAACAGCTGAACAGGAACAAATCCCTGGTCAGAAGTAATCTCTTTTTAGGAAGCTTTTTGACAGCCAGTTCATGGAGCTCATCGCTGGTCAGATATTCGCGGAAAATCTCCTCTTTTTTGGCCCGGTAAGCCACAAAAGGGTTTCGTTTGGCCCAACCGATCTCATTAGCTATTTTCATCATCGTACGCAGCTTTTTGACCATTTGAATAGCGGTATTAATCTTGACACCATAATCTACTTTCAGGTAATAATCAAAGTCCCTGACCAGCTGGTAGTCGATATCATCCAGTTTAATGTCATCGTTCTTCGTCTTGAGCAGCAAGAACTTTTTCAGCACCCGGTATACCGATTTGTATTTCTGCAAGGTAGCCGGAGTATAGCCTTTACCCAACAGGCCCGCAATTTGCCCGGTGTGGTAGTCCCATACATCGGATAGCATTTTGGGTGGTTCCAGTTCTTCGCCCTGCATCATCTTCCGAATGTGTAATGGGGAAAAGGCTTTACCGGCAGCGTATAGCTCCTGCCGGCAGGCATGCGCTTTGGAGTACAAGAGATCCAACCAACTGTTGACCGAGCGTGCATGTTCTTTGTTGCCCTTCGAGCGTCTGGTGTAACTGTCCCATTCACTTTCGAGGCAATGCCTGCCGGTTGACCATTCCGTGCGCTTTCCATCCACCGTAATGCGGATGTATATAGGGATCTGCGGATTCTGGTCCCGTGCGCGTTTCTTAAGATAGAACAGAACAGCAAACGAGTGCGTTTTAAACGGCTCTATGATCTCTTCGGGCTTTTTTTTTCAGCCGAAGCAAGCATTTTATCGATATCCTCGGGCTTATAGTATAGGATGCCGCCAATCTTGGTAAATCTTAATTTGCCTTCGACGCGCAGGTTTTGAAGCGTGTTATGGGAGATATCCAAGATTTCCCGGACATCCTTGGTTTTGAGCCACTTCTTCTGGTACAAGTTCCTGTTCTCCAGTAAGGGCTTCAACATTTCGAACAATTCAGTTTTAAAGTCTTGCAGGTCTTTTTTCGTTAATAATTCGCTAGGATTCACAAGTTGTTATTAGGTGTTTTAATTCGTTCATCAAAGTGGTACCATCCTGTCAATCAGCAGAGTAGGACACTACCGGGTAGCATCTTTTGAGCTGACCCAGGAAAGAGTCTTTGAAGTCATCAAAGTGCTCCGAAAATATTGTTAGCTTATTTCCCGCTTCACTCATCCAGGCAAGCACCTCATCATCCTGCAACGAGGCTAAAAGATAATAAAGCTTCTGCTCTTCGTCATACATGAAGAAATCCGGGTTGTGCTGCAGGCTTAATGTCCTGCCGTTAGCCGTTACCCGTTGGGTGAGCGCATAATGATCAGGATAAGTTTTAAGTACAAAGCTGAGTACCGGTGCCACAGGCGAAAAGCCGCACCACTTCATACCCGTCTTTTGTGGTAAGTGCCCCAATTGATCGTTCTGGTGCGTATTGTAGCTGTAGACGAATTGCTCTTTAACTAACAGCGGCACCGCCTCCTGCCATAGGGAAAATAGTTCCTTCCTGATCTTTGGCAGCTTTGCCCTTTGCTGGTCTATTGTGAGTATTCTTAAATCGCTGACTAAGGCATTTTGCTCCCGGCTGATATGGCCAAGCGTTTGCTGTGCCTCGGTGAGCTCTATTTCTCTCGTATCGCTGTCTGCCTTTACAAACCGGTTAAAGCGAGTAATCTCTTCACCGGACTTACCTGTTAATCCCATAAACGGTATCAGCACGGGCTGGTGAGAAGTGGAATAGCCACGGTAGCTATAGGCCAGGCAATAGCCTATAACCGTTTCTCCGCCCGAATAT
Protein-coding sequences here:
- a CDS encoding HipA domain-containing protein, with the translated sequence MAGTKTDIWVYAHWMGMEQPKCIGILSAQQAKGRKVFTFSYDKSWINSAEQVLLDPDIAWYPGAQYPKGKDNFGVFMDSMPDTWGRKLMQRRVGQLARESKMPTPTLYEIDYLLGVHDQSRMGALRFKVEQDGPFLDDNPKNPTPPWASIRELQHSAEILEADQDDKAINQSLALLLAPGSSLGGARPKANILDDDGHPWIAKFPSGADQFDKAAWEYLAYLLATKAGIQMSECRIEKVYGPHHTFFTKRFDRINGERIHFASAMTMTGRNEEINREDTPSYLDLAEFLQYYGASITADLAQLWRRLIFNIAISNTDDHLRNHGYILVKNGWRLAPAYDLNPSIDKDGLELNIDTHNNALDLDLARSVGEYFQLKKEDMNEIIEEVMTVVSTWKEHAKEIGLSRAEQEKMSGAFMVI
- a CDS encoding metallophosphoesterase, which encodes MKHLIIGDLHGKDVWQEININLYDKIVFVGDYVDHWTLPDSTIRLNLENIIKLKRKYMDKVELLLGNHDVQYLHYPLYLCSGFRPTMQRSLSFLFRKNSELFKVAYQQGNTIISHAGITNKWFSEFKSFRLVQQLQDEQNPVADLLNKIERTAHRWILHQAGSSRGGEGPGGVTWADRKELMADMLDGYHQIVGHTLVPEPEIVNEVGKSATFIDVLDKITYFHEVDL
- a CDS encoding site-specific integrase; its protein translation is MIEPFKTHSFAVLFYLKKRARDQNPQIPIYIRITVDGKRTEWSTGRHCLESEWDSYTRRSKGNKEHARSVNSWLDLLYSKAHACRQELYAAGKAFSPLHIRKMMQGEELEPPKMLSDVWDYHTGQIAGLLGKGYTPATLQKYKSVYRVLKKFLLLKTKNDDIKLDDIDYQLVRDFDYYLKVDYGVKINTAIQMVKKLRTMMKIANEIGWAKRNPFVAYRAKKEEIFREYLTSDELHELAVKKLPKKRLLLTRDLFLFSCYTGLSYADVVKLTRADIVKGEDGGIWLQTHRVKNNNRVRVPLLSPALKLIEHYKDFPRYLDEDFLLPKISNQRTNYYLKEIMKAMGWTKWLTFHCARHTFATTVTLTNGVPIETVGQMLGHKNIRSTQIYARVTDTKVSRDMKKLKKLYQGQPLVLVNEPH
- a CDS encoding helix-turn-helix domain-containing protein, translated to MNPSELLTKKDLQDFKTELFEMLKPLLENRNLYQKKWLKTKDVREILDISHNTLQNLRVEGKLRFTKIGGILYYKPEDIDKMLASAEKKSPKRS